The sequence CTGTGCACCACCATCTCCTCGGGCCACTACGCCATGAGCCTGTGGCTCAAGGCTTTGGGCCTCACCGACAAGGACGTGGTGATAAAGAACATGGACCCGGCCCAGTGCGTGGCCGCATTTGAGAAGGGCATCGGGGACGCCGTGGTCCTCTGGGCCCCCCAGATGTACAACGGCCTGAAAAAGGGCTGGAAAGTGGCCTCGGACGTGAAGAAGGCCGGCGGGTTCGTGCCCATCGTGCTCATCGGCGACAAGGACTACTGCGACAAGAACCCCGAAGAAGTGGCCAAGTTCTTGAAGGTCTATTTCCAGGGCATCGACCTTCTGCGCAAGGAAGGCGTCAAGCTGGCTCCGGAATACGCCAAGTTCCTCAAGTGGGCCGGCCTCAATATGACCGAGGACGAAGCCAAGATGGACCTGGAGCTGCACCCGGTGTTCACACTGGAAGAACAGCTCAAGATGTTCGACTCTTCCAAGGGCGAAAGCCAGGTGCAGGCCTGGCAGAAGGATCTGGTCAAATTCTTCACCGAACTCGGCAAGCTGAAACCCGCCGAGGGCGAGAAGCTCCAGACCGGCTTCTACATCACCGACAAGTTCCTGAAGATGGTTCCCAACGTAAAATAAACGCGTAAGCCCGCCCGGGAGGCCTTTACAGGAGGGCCTCCCGGGCGATCCAACCCTTGATAGAGGGGGATGCATGACAGCCTACAGGGAGATCAAAGTCCACACGCCGCTGGCTCTGAAGATTCTGCCGGTGGTGAGCGTGGCCGGGTTCTTCGCCGTCTGGGAGTTCGTGGTGCGCACCGGCATGGTGCCGGAAACCATGCTGGCCGCCCCGAGCACTGTGGTGGAGCTGCTCTTTCTGAAGCTGTGGAACGCCGATCCGGATGGCGCGCTGCTGCACGAGCATGCCTGGATAAGCATTCAGGAAGCCTTCAGCGGCTACTTTCTGTCCCTCATGGTCGGGCTGCCTTTGGGATTAGCCATGGGCTGGTTCGTGGCGGCCGAAGGTCTGGCCCGTCCCGTGTTCGAAATCATCCGCCCCATACCTCCCGTGGCCTGGATTCCCCTGACCATCTTCTGGTTCGGCATCGGCCTGCCAGGCAAGATATTCATCATCTGGATAGGCGGATTGGTCCCCTGCGTCATTAACGCCTACGTGGGAGTGAAGATGACCAACCCGACGCTTATCCAGATGGCCAGGACCTACGGGGCAAGCGACTGGCAGATCTTCAAAAGGCTGTGCATCCCCTCGGCCCTGCCCATGGTTTTCGGAGCCCTGCAGATCGCCCTGGCCTGCTGCTGGACCAACCTCGTGGCCGCGGAGCTTCTGGCCGCCGACGCGGGGCTCGGATTCATGATCACCATGGGCCGCAGGCTGGCCCTGCCGGAGATGGTGGTGCTCGGCATGTTCATGGTGGGGCTCACGGGCGCGGTCATCGGAGTGGCCATCGACAGGGTGGAAAAACGGCTCCTGGCCGGGATCAGGAGATAACTCATGTCCAAAAAAACACCACACTGCACCGCAGTAGCCAACGAAACCGTCTCGGGGTGTTCGGACCACGGCCCACTTACCCTGAGGAGGGTGCTCGGCAACCGCTGGTTCCTGTACTGCGTCTCCCTGGTCGCGTTCTTCACCACCTGGGACACGGTGGCCCGCTTCGGAGCTCTCGGCGGCGGTACCAGCGCCCTGGCCACTCCCGTGGAGGTACTCGAACAGCTGGTGTACCTCTGGGACAACGAACTGGCCGAAATGACCCTCTGGGGTCACATCTGGGCCAGCACCCAGCGCGTGCTGGTCGGCTTTTCCATAGCCGCGGCCATCGCCGTGCCCCTGGGCCTGTTCATGGCGCTCAACCGCTACGTGAACGCCCTGGTCAAGCCGCTCTTCGACCTTTTGAAGCCCATGCCGCCCATCTCCTGGATATCCATCTCCATCCTGTGGTTCGGCATCGGAGAGACTTCCAAGGTCTTCATCATCGTCCTGGGAACGTTCGTGCCCTGCCTGCTGAATGCCTACAACGGCGTCCGCCTGGTTGAACCCGAGCTCTACGACGTCATCCGGACCCTGGGCGGCAACCGGCGCGACGAAATCCTGCACGTGTGCTTCCCGGCCTCGTTCCCGGCCATCTTCGCCGGGCTTCAGATTTCGCTCTCCATAGCCTGGACCTGCGTTCTGGCCGCCGAACTGGTCAGCGCCCGGTCCGGGCTCGGGTTCATCATCGTCCAGGGCATGAACCTCTCCCAACCGGCTCTCGTGATGGGCGGCATGGCTGTCATCGCCATGGCGGCCTGGGGCACCACGCTTCTGGTCACCGCCTTGGAGAGAAAGCTGTGCCCGTGGAAACGAAAGGTCGCGGGCCTCTAACCCCTCAGCAAGGACCACGCCGTGGACAATGCCGCCAAGCCTTCCAAGATAAAGATTGAATGCAAGAACGTGTGCAAGACCTTCATCCAGAAGGGCCACCAGGAAGTGCCCGTGCTCGAGGACGTGAGCATCGAGGTCCACGAGAACGAATTCCTGGTGATATTAGGCCCTGGTCAGTGCGGCAAAAGTACGCTCCTGCGCATCATGGCCGGGCTTGAAATCCCCACCTCCGGGACAGTCACCCTGGACGGCAAGGAAGTGACCGGGCCCGGCGCGGACCGTGGCCTGGTGTTTCAGGGGTACATGCTCTTTCCCTGGAAGACGGTGCTCGGAAACGTGGAGATGGGTCCCAAGCTCTGCGGCCTGCCCAAATGCCAGCAGCGCGAGATCGCCCTGCACTACATCAACCTGGTGGGTCTTTCCGGCTTCGAGCAGCACTACCCGCACCAGCTCTCGGGCGGCATGAAGCAGCGGGTGGGCATAGCCCGGTCCTACGCCAACAAGCCCGAAGTCATGCTCCTGGACGAACCCTTCGGACAGCTCGACGCCCAGACGCGGATATTCATGGAGCAGGAGACGGAACGCATCTGGCAGCACGAGAAGCGCACTGTCCTGTTTGTCACCAACAACACCGACGAAGCCCTTTTCCTCGGAGACCGCATCGTGACCATGGAGGGCAAGCTCCCGGGCCGGGTGCAGCGGACATACACCGTCGATCTCCCGAGACCCAGGGACTTAACCGACATGCGATTTCTCGAGATGCGCCGGGAGATCATCGACTCGTCGGTACTCACCCTCTAGATTCCAGACACTCGGAGGTACACCGTGGTTCACGCGTTCAACTCGGTCCGAAGGATCGTTCATGGTTTCGGCAGCATCCAGTCCGTTGGTGAGGAAGCAAAACGCCTGGGCGCTGGCAAGGTCCTGGTGGTCACGGACCCGGGAGTCCAGAAGGCTGGCATTCTGGACATCCTGGCTAGGGCATTGGAGAATGCGGGGCTCAAGACCGACTTCTTCACGGGCGTGGAACCGGACCCCAAGATCGAAGTGGTGGACCTGAGCCTGGCGGCCGCCAGAGAAGCCAAGCCGGACGTGATCATCGGCATGGGTGGCGGGAGTTCCTTAGACATCGCCAAGGCCACGTCCGTGCTCATGACCAACGAAGGCCCCATCGACAAGTATTTTGGCATGGAACTGGTACCCAAACCGGGCCTGCCGCTCCTGCTCATACCGACCACGGCCGGAACCGGCAGCGAAATGACCTCCATCAGCGTTCTGTCCGACACCTTAAACGATGTCAAAAAAGGTATCGTGAGCGAACACATGTTCGCCAAGGTCGTCCTGCTCGATCCGGAACTCACCATCGGCCTGCCTCCGGCTCTCACTGCAACCACGGGCATGGACGCCCTGGTCCACGCCATCGAATCCTTCACGGGCGTACGGGCCACGCCCTTCACGGACCTCTTGAACCGCGAATCCATCGCTCTTGTGGCCGCCAACCTCCGCAAGGCCTTTGCCAACGGGTCGAACAGGGCGGCACGGGAGAACATGCTCTACGCCAGCTGCCTGTCCGGAATGGCCTTTTCCAACACCCAGAACGGGCTCATCCACGCCATCGCCTTGGCCATCGGCGGCAAGTTCCATCTGCCCCACGGATTGCTCACGGCCTTCATCTGCCCATGGGTGATGGAGTTCAACCTGCTGGCCACCCCGGCCAAGTTCATCGAGATTGCCCGGCTTTTCGGCGAGAGCGTCCAGGGCCTGCCCGAAATCCAGGCGGCGCGCTTGAGCGTCAAGGCGGTGAAGTCTCTGTTGGATGATCTGCGCATCCCCTACACATTGAAAAGCTACGGCGTGCCCCGCGAGGCCATCGAAAACATCGCCAAGGCCACTCTTGGAGCGGCGCGGCTTATCGGCAACAACCCGAGGGCCGTGACCGAGAAGGAGGTCGTGGAGCTTCTGAAGGCCAACTACGGCGACTAGAATAGTCGCCGCTGAACGTATGGCTTAGGGTATTGGTTACCCGGTTTCAGCCCCATGGAGAAATCCCAATGGGGCTGAACTCTTTTGGTGGCAGGAGCGTCTGCCGACAACCAACCGCCCTTGTCCGGCATGGCTTTCTGGCTGATGACTTTCGACCAACCCGCTGCTACCCTTGGACATGACATTCAGAATGCTCTCGTCCGGACCTTTCACGTCCGCCTGGACAACGCGGCAAGGGTGCGATGGCCTGGACTGAGAAAGACAGACCCTGGCTGGCAGCCTACTGGCTGGCGGCATTCTGCCTGGCCTGGCTTGTCTTTGACCGGGCCGCCTTCGGCCTCATCGACGACTATTTCTTTTTTGAAGAGTCCCTTGTTCACGGCCACTGGAAAATGCTCTGGGGCGATCCCTCCGGTCGCTTTTATCCGCTGTGCGGCAAGGAATTCTTCATACTCCGGGAATTCGGCATCCTCTCGGCTCCGCTCTTCTACTCCATCCAGGCCTTGAAAGTTCTCGCTGGGGCGTATTTCGCCCTGGGCATACTGCGCCGCGCCGGAGCGTCTCCCCGCATGGCTTTCGTTGTAGCCCTCTTCGTTTTCGGTTCACCGGCGTACATGGTGGCGGTGTCCAGGCTCTTCGTTGCCGAACTTACCCCGTTCACGCTTTTTTTGGCCGCCCTGTGTTTCCTGCCTGACCGGGAACGGGGTCCCGCATGGCGCTTTCCACTCGCCCTGGCCTGCGCCACCATCGCCCTGTTTCACAAGGAACCTGGATTTCTGGCCGTGGGGACCATGGGCGCGGTTCTCTTCCTCATGCCTCGCCGAAGCGCTCCCCCGGACCGGTTCATGGGCACATGCCTCATGGCCAGCGCGACCTTCTTTTTTCTATCGTATATGGCCTTCGGGTACAGCTACATGACGGAGAACGACTACACCGTCGGGCGCACCCTTGGCATGGCCGTCACCGCCGAATTCTTCGCACGAAACGACGCTCCGCTTGTCGCCATGTTCATCATCTGTCTGACGCACTGGTTCCGGCTTCTCAAAGCCCGTACCATCGCACCTTTCGAAACCGCATGTCTGGCCGCGTCCCTGGTTTACGCCGGGGCCTACCTGGGGCTTCGCATCACCTCTCCATGGTATCTCCTGCCAGCCTACGCTTTCATTCTGCCGGTTCTTCCACCCGCCCTGGCCTGGACATCTGAAATTCTCCCGCGCGGCGGCAACGCATTTCGAATTGTGCTCTTCCCGGGTTGTCTCCTTGCTGGTTGCCTCTGGGCGATTGCCGGGTACGGCTTTCTCGATTTCAACAAGGCCGCGGCAAAAGGAGCGGAACAGTTTCTGAACTATCTGAGCGCCAACCGCCCGGAGCCCGGCCAGCCAGCCGCTCCCCTTGTCTTCCCGAGAGAGTCCGGTGAGGCCGAAGTATCCCAGAGCCTCCGGGTTCTTTTGATGGCCAGGGGGCTGGACAAGGCCTTCTCACCGGTCTTTTCCGGGCTCTACGACATATGGCGAACCTTGGATGCTCGGCCGGGATTGGCCGTGCTGACGCCCTACACCCACACAAATCTTGAAGAAATACATCAGCTTGCCTCCTGCCGCGCAAGCCTTCTGGACACCGGCGCTCCGGCTGCGTTTCCCAACGCGCTGGCATCTCTTCTGGGGCTTTCCGCACCAGACGGAACAAGCCGGAAAACACTGATGTCTACAGGAGCATTCAGGGTATTCGCGCAAGCCCCGGCCTCGCCTCAATCATCCGGCACCACCCCCTGCCCCCGTGGCTTCGAGTGGTCGTTTCTGCAAGCAACAACCCCGGTCCGGGGTGTCAAGGTCTGCCCGCTGACCGGCGGATCCCTGCCAATGCGCCTGACCAACGCGTCCGCGGAGAGTTTCATCTTGAATCAGTCGGATCCGGCAGGAATCGTACGCATCGTCCTATTCACCGCCCTGCCGGGAGAGAGCCCGCGCCCGATCGGTTCGCATCCCCTGCCTGAGCGCCTCGCGCCAGGAGAAAGCGTCGATATCCGCCTGGACTTTTCCATTTTCACCCGCCAGCCCGGCATCATCAGTGTGGCCTTGGGCATGGCTGACGGGCAGGATGTCCGTTTCGTCCTGGACAGACCGCTTTTCACCAGCAATTTCCTTCCCCGCTTTGCCCAATGCTGGGCCCCCCAGGAGGACCTGCTGAAAGGTACCCCTTGAGTGTAATGTTTCTGTAATGTAACATTTCTCCTATATCTGACCACACAATGAGCCAGCCATGCCCTTACCCTGTCAACTTTCTCCGCCGAGTACCTGAAACACCATGGGCGTGATGCTGAACAGCGAATACGAGGCCATGTTTTCGGCCGAAGAGTCCCACTGGTGGTACCGGGGACTGCACGACCAAGTGCTGCTGGCTCTGGAAAAGGCTCCAGCCGGAGAAGGTCCCCGGCGAATACTGGATGCGGGATGCGGCACGGGCATGATGCTCGAAATTCTCCATGCCGAACATGCTTTTGGGTTCGACCTCTCCGGCGAAGCCCTGCGTCTTGCGGCGAGGCGCACCCCCGGCCGGTTCGTCCGGGCCACGACCCTGTCCATCCCCTACTTGTCAGGCACTTTCGACGCGGTTCTCAGCCTGGACGTGCTCTCAAACGTCCCCCAGCACGCCGTTCAGGATGTCCTTCATGAACTATTAAGGGTTCTCAAGCCCGGTGGCCGGCTGGTGCTCAACGCCACGGCCTTCCAATGGCTCCACAGCGAACATGACCGGGCCGTGGGAGTGGTTCGCCGCTATACAGCCCCTGAGGTGCGCCGCCTGCTGGAGACTGCGGGTTTCGAGATCGACCGGTGCGGCTATTCCAACTCGATTCTCTTTCTGCCGGCCGCCTGCTACCGGCTGGCCAAGAAAATCCTGCCCGAACGCAAGGGCGATCCCTCCTCGGACCTTTTCGCTCTGCCCAAGCCAGTAAACTCTCTGCTGTTTCGGATACGTTCCCTGGAAAACCGCCTCATCCAACGCCTCGGCGTGAGCATGCCCGCAGGTCTTTCGGTGTTCGCAACAGCCCGCAGGCCCATACCGCCCTCCACATCGCCCCTTCCGAAGCAACCGGGTGAACTCAAGGCGGATTTTTCCTCGCTGGATGTCTCGGTGGTCATACCGGTCTACAACGCCGAAAAGAGCATCGATCCCTTATGCGTCGAGATCATGTCCACCCTCTCCTGCCGCTTACTCCAGATCGTCCTGGTCAACGACGGCAGCCGGGACGCCAGCCACGAGGTCTGTCTGGGGCTTTGCGGGCGGTATCCGGACGTGGTCACCTATCTGAGGCTTTCCAAGAACTTCGGCGAGCACAACGCCGTCATGGCCGGTTTGAAAGCCGCCCGGGGGGACTACACCCTCATCCTAGACGACGATTTCCAGAATCCTCCATCAGAAGCTCCACGCCTGCTCGCCCATTGCGTCGCGGGAGAATTCGACGCCGTATACGGGGCCTTCATCGAAAAAAGGCACTCCTTCTGGCGCAATCTGGGCAGTTGGCTCAACGGGTGCATGTCCCGCCGGCTTCTTGGAAAACCGGAAGGCCTCTACCTCTCCAGCTTCAAATGCTTAAACCGGTTCCTTCGTGAAAAGGTTGTCGAATACACGGGCCCCTGGCCCTATCTGGACGGCTTGATTCTGCGATCCACGGACCGGGTGGGACAGGTCGCGGTGGAACACCATGAGAGAGCGCGGGGAATATCCGGCTATACCCCAGCCAAGCTTTTCTCCCTCTGGCTCACCATGTTCGCCTCTTTCTCTCCCGCCCCGGCGCGGTTTGCTGCCGCCACTGGCTTGATACTTGGCCTTGCGGGCATTGGAACCTTCGCGGTTGGGCTGACCATGTGGTCTACCCCCTGGATGCTGGGGGGGCTGATCTGCCTTTTGGGAGGGGCCATGCTTGCCGGGACGGGACTCGCTGCAGAGTATTCCATACGGGCCCTGATGGAGCTAAACGGCTCTCCCCAATTCGTTGTGAGGGATCGTCACGGAGCCGGGTGCGCTCCTGACGAGGAGAGTTCCAGAGGACCGGAGTCCGGAAAGCTGCCAAAACCTGGGCCGCATACGGTTGCCCAAGCGGGTAAGAAGAAAAAGGCGATGTCCAGCCGGGAGCCACGCCGATGAGCCCCTTGAGCAAAGTCCGCCTGGTGGACATCCCCACCATTTCCGACTCCAGAGGACGGCTGTCCGTGCTGGAACAGGGAGCTGGCGTGCCCTTCGAAATCCGGCGGGTGTTTTTCATGCACCACATGGAAGCCGACAGGGGCGGCCATGCCCATCGGGACACCGAACAGGTGGTTCTGGCCGCGGCCGGATCATTCAGGATCACCCTTACCGACGCCAAGTCCAGCCTCACATATGTTCTGGATGATCCCTCCAGGGGGGTCTACATGCCCCCCATGGTGTACGTGACCCTGACTGACTTCAGCCCCGGTGCGGTCTGTCTGGTGCTGGCCAGCACCATCTACGACATGAGCCGTTCCATCCGCACATACGAGGATTTCCTGAGGGAGATGACCCCATGATCCGTTTTTCGCGACAAGTTGGACCGGAAGCGGCTTTCCTGCGTTCGCACCTGGCCTTGAGCGGCCAATGCCCCAGCGTCGAAGACGCCTATGCCTGGTATCTGGCCCAACGAGACGAAAAGGGGTTCGAAACCCGTGTCATCCCTCTCTCCCAAGTGGACGGCTGGGAGTTTGGCGAATCCCCGCGCATGATGTATCACCGCAGCGGACGCTTTTTTGCCCTGGTGGGCGTCAGGGTGGAAACCACCTTCGGCCCGGTGAAAAGCTGGGACCAGCCCATCATCAATCAGCCCGAGATCGGCATCCTGGGTTTTCTGACCCGCAAGTTTGACGGCATCCCCCATTTCCTGGTGCAGGCCAAACGCGAACCCGGCAATATCAACGTGCTCCAGCTGGCTCCCACGGTGCAGGCCACCTGGAGCAATTATACCCGCGTACACAAAGGCAAGGACACCCCATACCTGGAGTTCTTCACCAGCTCCATGCGCTCCAGGACCCTCCTGGACCATCTTCAGACCGAACAGGGCAGCCGTTTTCTGGGCAAACGCAACCGGAACATGATCGTGGAGACAACCCATGACATCGAGGTCAGAGATCCCTACAAGTGGATGACCCTTGGCCAGATCAAGGCCCTGATGCACGTGGAGAACGTGGTCAACATGGATGCCCGCTCCGTGCTCTCGCTCATTCCCCTGGTGAACCTGGACGGTTGCCTCGATCCCTGCGGACTGGGAAGCTGGTGGGAGGCCTTGGGACAGCGAGGGTTGGCCCTGTGCAGCTCCACTTCCAATACCGGCCAGGAGCACTCCAGCATGGAGGAGATTCTCGCCTGGCTGAACAACCTGAAAACCCGCCACTCCCTGAATATTTCCAGGGTGCCTCTGGACCAGCTGCGGCACTGGACCGCGGACGATACCTCCATCCGCCACGAAACAGGCCAGCACTTCTCGATAATCGGCCTGGACGTTGAGGCCTGCTGCCGGGAAACGCTGCGCTGGTCTCAGCCCATCCTGCACCACCCGAAGCGGGGCTTGCGCGGGTTCCTGCTCAAGACCATAAACGGGGTGCTTCACTTTCTTGTTCGGGCCAGCCTGGAGCCGGGAAGCCACAACGGGGTGGAAGTCGGTCCAACCGTTTCCTGCAGCGACGCCCGGGAACGCCTTGGCGGCAGGCTCGCCCCCAAACTCCTCGAACTCTTCATCGACCCCGCCCCGGAAAATGTCTTCCATCGATGCGTCCAATCCGAAGAGGGTGGCCGGTTCCACCATTTCGAGAACGAGTACATTTTCCTGCACGCCCCTGACGGCATGTCCCACCCGGGTCCGCACTACCGCTGGATGAGCCTTGGTCAACTGCTCAGGCTGGCGCGCCATGCCCACGTGAACATGGAGGCCAGGAACCTGCTCTCCTGCCTGAGCGTCCTGCCTGAAACCGGTACGTGGCCCGACCAGTTGAAATCGGCCTCAAGCAACAGCGTGGCCAGGCTCCGGGCCGTTCCCGGCCGGAGAGATGCCAAGCGTACCAGCGGGCACTCTATGCAAAACGTCCAGGACCAGCTGTCACAGGACGCTGTACTACCTGATGTTTTGGCCAACGCGTCAACCAGGGCACATCGTCTCGCGGTTGGCGATGCAGTGGGCTTTGCTGCCGGCTCGTCACAAACACACGATTCCGGATCTCCCGACAGCCAGGCATGAAACTGCTCGTCCTCGGAGTTTCCGACATTTTCCGGCGCAGGGTGCTCCCTGCCCTGGCTGCGACAGGGGTCTCCTCCCTGGACGTATGCTCCGCGTCGCATGTCCCGTGCGAGGCTCCTGCGGGAGTGCCCATGCGGACGTTCTCAGTCTACGAGGAGGCGCTCGCCCAGAGCGAAGCGCAGGCCGTCTACATCTCCACTTACAACGGCATGCATTCCCGGCTGGTTTTGGACGCTCTGGCCAGCGGCAGACACGTGGCCGTGGACAAACCCGCTTTCCTCAATGCGACGCAAGCCGATACGGCCCTTGATCTGGCCCGGTCACGCGGCTTGGTATTGGCTGAGGTCACGGTCTGGAATGAACATCCCCGGGCCGCAGCCATGAAACGTCTTTTCGAAGCGGTGGGAGGCCCCACCCGGCTTTCAGCGTGTTTTTCCTTCCCTCCCCTGCCCCCAGGCAATTTCCGCATGGACAAGGCCCTGGGCGGCGGCGCGTTCCTGGACCTGGGGCCCTATGCGGTGAGTCCCGGCCGATTCTTCTTCGGGTGCGCGCCGCTGGAAGTATGCTGCCACAGGCTGGGCAGTGCGGACGCCCAAGGGGAGGACTCCGGGGTGGAAACATCTTTCGCCTGTCTCTTCACCTATCCCGGAGGCCGGAGCTTCACGGGAGTATTCGGCTTTGATACGGGCTACGCCAACACCCTTCAGGTTCTGGGCCCCTGCCTGGCTGCCCGCATGGACCGTGCCTTCACCCCCCCGCCGGATCAACACCTGGAGATCGAATATAATGCGCCGCAGGGCTCTGGGCGGGAGAGTTTCGCACCGGCCGACCCCTTCACCCTGTTCTTCTCCCGCTTTTTTGCGGCCATACGAGCGGGAGACGGTTCGCAGTTCGCCCGAGCCCTGCGCGAAGACTCTCAGGTCTTGGCCAGACTGATCGCCGCAGCCAGCATGACGGCTTGATCGAAACCACAGGAGCATCACCATGACCATCCCCGTGTGGGGCTATCTCGACGAGTACGAATCCCTGCGCGAAGAGTTCCTTCAGGCGGTGGACAGTGTCTTTTCTTCGGGAAAGCTGATTCTCGGTCCCAATGTCGAGGCATTTGAGAAAGAGTTCGCCGCCTATTGCGGAACATCACACGGAGTCGGGTTGGACAACGGCACCAATGCCTTGACCCTGGCTCTTCTGGCAGCCGGCCTTAAGCCTGGCGGGGAAGTGGTCACCACGTCCAACACAGCCGTGCCCACCGTGGCTGCCATCGTGAACGCCGGGGGCGTCACCCGCTTTTGCGACATCGATCCCAGGACATATCTGATGGACCCGGCCCGTCTGGAGGCAGCCGTCACCCCGAAAACGGCCGCCATCGTTCCCGTCCACCTGTACGGGCAGATGGTCGACATGGAAGCGGTGAACGCCGTGGCAAAAAAGCACGGACTGCTGGTGGTGGAGGACTGCGCCCAGGCCCATGGCGCAACCAGGCATGGCAACAAGGCGGGTTCGCTCTCCAGCGCGTCCGCCTTCTCCTTCTACCCCACCAAGCTGCTTGGCGCCTACGGCGACGGAGGCATGGCCCTCACCAATGATCCGGGGGTGGAGGCCAAGCTGCGCAGGCTGCGTTTCTACGGCATGGAGAAAACCTATTATTCCCTGGAACAGGGGTACAACTCCCGCCTGGACGAGGTCCATGCGGCCATGCTGCGCATAAAGCTTAAGGGCCTGGACGCCGCCATCGCCCGCCGCAGAAAGATCGCGGCCCGTTACGACGAGGCCCTGGCGGATTCGCCTTATGTTCTGCCTGCCACTGCTCCAGGCAACGAACACGCCTATTACCTCTACGTGGTGCGCCACCAGGAGAGGGACAGGATCATGGAACAGCTGAAGCTCAAGGGGATTCTGCTCAACATAAGCTACCCATGGCCAATCCACACCATGCCGGGCTATGCCCACCTTGGTTACCCCACGGGAGCTCTGCCTCACACCGAGGCCGCGGCAAAATGCATCTTCTCCCTGCCCATGTACCCCGGGCTTACGCCCTCCGAGCAGGAGGAAGTCATCGACGCCCTTCTGCAACTGGCCTGACACGGTTCATCAAAGGACGCTCTTGGGCTTTGGTGAAGCACATCCCGAACAAGCCGCAGCAGGGGAACGAATGCCCCCCCGCATAGCGGCATTGGTGCCTGCTGCGGGACTTTCCTCCCGCATGGACGGGTTCAAGCCGCTCATGCCCCTGCGCGACTCCACCGTGCTCGGCTGGGTGACCCGCACCCTGCGCAAGGCAGGAGTGGAGGACATTCTGGTTGTCGCCGGGCACAATGCCAGCGAGGTTTATGCCGAGGCGGCCAGGCTCTCCATTACGTGCGTGGTCAACCGCGACTTCGAACAGGGTGAGTTCTCCTCGGTGCTGACCGGCATTTCCACGCTGCCAACAGATATCGACGCCGTCCTGGTTTTGCCGGTGGACATCCCCCTGGTGCGCCACCAGACCATTCGCACGCTTGCGGAGAGCTTCGGGGACATGGCAATCGCGTACCCCACATTTCATGGACAGCGCGGACACCCCCTGTTCGTTGCAGCCAAATGCCTGCCCTATGTGTCCTCATGGAACGGCGCAGGCGGGTTGAGCGAGGCCTTGCGGGAGCTTGAAAAGCGTTTAGGCGCGGAAGATATTCCAGTGGCCGACGCGAACATCCTCTTCGATCTCGACACCCCGCAAGACTATCGGGAAGCCCTGCGCCGGGTTCGCCGCCTGAACCGCCCCACG is a genomic window of Desulfovibrio sp. containing:
- a CDS encoding ABC transporter permease; this encodes MTAYREIKVHTPLALKILPVVSVAGFFAVWEFVVRTGMVPETMLAAPSTVVELLFLKLWNADPDGALLHEHAWISIQEAFSGYFLSLMVGLPLGLAMGWFVAAEGLARPVFEIIRPIPPVAWIPLTIFWFGIGLPGKIFIIWIGGLVPCVINAYVGVKMTNPTLIQMARTYGASDWQIFKRLCIPSALPMVFGALQIALACCWTNLVAAELLAADAGLGFMITMGRRLALPEMVVLGMFMVGLTGAVIGVAIDRVEKRLLAGIRR
- a CDS encoding ABC transporter permease produces the protein MSKKTPHCTAVANETVSGCSDHGPLTLRRVLGNRWFLYCVSLVAFFTTWDTVARFGALGGGTSALATPVEVLEQLVYLWDNELAEMTLWGHIWASTQRVLVGFSIAAAIAVPLGLFMALNRYVNALVKPLFDLLKPMPPISWISISILWFGIGETSKVFIIVLGTFVPCLLNAYNGVRLVEPELYDVIRTLGGNRRDEILHVCFPASFPAIFAGLQISLSIAWTCVLAAELVSARSGLGFIIVQGMNLSQPALVMGGMAVIAMAAWGTTLLVTALERKLCPWKRKVAGL
- a CDS encoding ABC transporter substrate-binding protein, with the translated sequence MLQTKRWMAALAACALLLALSISAQAQGTPKVLNTTWQAEHETFVPWYAKQKGWDKAQGFEFKLHMFDSGMAQIEALPAKQWVVGGTGGVPMMFGALRQNAYLIGIGNDESVTNAVLVRPDSPILKAKGANPKYPDVFGSAETVKGKTILCTTISSGHYAMSLWLKALGLTDKDVVIKNMDPAQCVAAFEKGIGDAVVLWAPQMYNGLKKGWKVASDVKKAGGFVPIVLIGDKDYCDKNPEEVAKFLKVYFQGIDLLRKEGVKLAPEYAKFLKWAGLNMTEDEAKMDLELHPVFTLEEQLKMFDSSKGESQVQAWQKDLVKFFTELGKLKPAEGEKLQTGFYITDKFLKMVPNVK
- a CDS encoding iron-containing alcohol dehydrogenase; the encoded protein is MVHAFNSVRRIVHGFGSIQSVGEEAKRLGAGKVLVVTDPGVQKAGILDILARALENAGLKTDFFTGVEPDPKIEVVDLSLAAAREAKPDVIIGMGGGSSLDIAKATSVLMTNEGPIDKYFGMELVPKPGLPLLLIPTTAGTGSEMTSISVLSDTLNDVKKGIVSEHMFAKVVLLDPELTIGLPPALTATTGMDALVHAIESFTGVRATPFTDLLNRESIALVAANLRKAFANGSNRAARENMLYASCLSGMAFSNTQNGLIHAIALAIGGKFHLPHGLLTAFICPWVMEFNLLATPAKFIEIARLFGESVQGLPEIQAARLSVKAVKSLLDDLRIPYTLKSYGVPREAIENIAKATLGAARLIGNNPRAVTEKEVVELLKANYGD
- a CDS encoding glycosyltransferase family 2 protein: MPAGLSVFATARRPIPPSTSPLPKQPGELKADFSSLDVSVVIPVYNAEKSIDPLCVEIMSTLSCRLLQIVLVNDGSRDASHEVCLGLCGRYPDVVTYLRLSKNFGEHNAVMAGLKAARGDYTLILDDDFQNPPSEAPRLLAHCVAGEFDAVYGAFIEKRHSFWRNLGSWLNGCMSRRLLGKPEGLYLSSFKCLNRFLREKVVEYTGPWPYLDGLILRSTDRVGQVAVEHHERARGISGYTPAKLFSLWLTMFASFSPAPARFAAATGLILGLAGIGTFAVGLTMWSTPWMLGGLICLLGGAMLAGTGLAAEYSIRALMELNGSPQFVVRDRHGAGCAPDEESSRGPESGKLPKPGPHTVAQAGKKKKAMSSREPRR
- a CDS encoding FdtA/QdtA family cupin domain-containing protein, producing MSPLSKVRLVDIPTISDSRGRLSVLEQGAGVPFEIRRVFFMHHMEADRGGHAHRDTEQVVLAAAGSFRITLTDAKSSLTYVLDDPSRGVYMPPMVYVTLTDFSPGAVCLVLASTIYDMSRSIRTYEDFLREMTP
- a CDS encoding ABC transporter ATP-binding protein, encoding MDNAAKPSKIKIECKNVCKTFIQKGHQEVPVLEDVSIEVHENEFLVILGPGQCGKSTLLRIMAGLEIPTSGTVTLDGKEVTGPGADRGLVFQGYMLFPWKTVLGNVEMGPKLCGLPKCQQREIALHYINLVGLSGFEQHYPHQLSGGMKQRVGIARSYANKPEVMLLDEPFGQLDAQTRIFMEQETERIWQHEKRTVLFVTNNTDEALFLGDRIVTMEGKLPGRVQRTYTVDLPRPRDLTDMRFLEMRREIIDSSVLTL